A region of the Drosophila subpulchrella strain 33 F10 #4 breed RU33 chromosome 3L, RU_Dsub_v1.1 Primary Assembly, whole genome shotgun sequence genome:
TTCTATTGTGTCGGCATCGTTTTCTTTTCTCTGTCACAAACATTAGCACAAGTGGAATATACCCTTGAACTTTATTAGTACCGATTATACTGAGCTAGAGGTTCCCGCGGGGTTTCCAACACTCAATCTAAAAGCGTCCCAGACTTTATGACAAATTCACATGGCAATCAATGAATCGTTCGTAAATTTCCTCGAGATTCAagcaatcaatcaatcataCTCGATCGGAGGCGTCAGCGATAGAAATTTTTTGCTATCGCCACAATCTGGAGGAGTGCCCACTGTGCTGCCATAAAATCAAGATAGATACAGATTCTTATCGGCTGGCTCACCTGAGTGGAGTGGTTCCGTCGGCGATTCCAACAATTTACAGCGCCCAAAAGGTTTGCCAATGTCCGGCCCAATTCACACCATAAATAATTATCACTTAATTACCGATTTATGTGTCTATCTCGTAAGGTAGCGCACACATAATttcatttgcatatttttattatatttttgtattcgGGCAACGGGACAGGCACGATTTATGCGGCACACAAAGAGCACTTTCAGATGGCACTTGTACTGGGCTGATCTCTACAAGTCGTATTTGAGCGCTAAATTAACACTTCCGCGGCATGAACTCAACGGTTGATTCATCCCAATCCCAAGTGAGAGATTTCCTTCATAAGATCTCCGCCGGCAAACTTAAGTGGCTTCAATTGAGAGACGCCGAACGGCTGTGCTGCGCTTTGCTCAGCTCCCTGCCAGAAGGTATATCAGATATAAGGAGTCCCGATCCGTTCCGATCTGATCCGCACACCCGACTGACTATATCAACCGTAACCGCTCGCGAACCGCTCGATCGCAACGTAGGAACGCAACTGACTCGGCCAGATTACCGGACCGGCTGATCGAGGGTCTGATAAGCGCCACAAAGCCCCACGGAAAACAAAGCCCAGCTGATCGTTGGAGCGGGACGGATGGATCCAGCCCGGTATTACTTATAGCATGCGAGAGAAAAGCCTGATCGTGCGAAATATGATCTTAAGAACTGAAAGATTTCAAATGTTActagttttttaaattagcCAGCCAGTTATAAATGATAAGATCAAATTTTATGATATTAAGGTATGACATTTGTAGATATATCATCCTTTAGTCCTAATTTAATGGGCCATGTTTTGGGTTTGTGTCTACTTctgaaattgattttaattccTTTAATGCTTAATATCACCAAGATCTATCAAAGTAACTCAAATTAAtcttaaaatctaaaaaaaagatatatatCAAGTAAGAAATATACATAAAGTTAAGTTGTGATACAATATATTTGAATTGAACATTGTACATGGTGTTCTAACATATATTAAAGGAAAAGAGAAAGCCCTCTGCATAAAATTGAAAACcaaatttctttataaaacaGTATTTCAATAAAACGGGAATTTTCGTAGATCATAAAACGGTTTTGGCAACTTTAAAACatgttacatttttttttgggcttgGGTATTCTGTAAATTTGTAATGCAATTTCCAGTAAGTTGTACTGCTAATTTAAGACTTAGATAGTGGATCCGGAATCGTCACCGAGCACAAATCGCTTGTAGGCCTTGGTGAGTTGTTCCAGAAATATAAAAGCAAACACAGTATGCGGCCCAAGTCGACAAAGGTAGGGTGTAAAGCCCTTCCACAGGGCGGGGATGCCCTCGTTCTTGGAGACCTTTATCAGGACATCCATGGTGCCCTTGTATTCGCCAGATTTCTGCTGCTGGATACGTGTTTTGGCCATGTCCAGCGGCATGGAGGCAATGGTGGTCAATAGCCCAGACATCATGGCGGCCGAGATGTGAAGCGAGAGTCCCGAGAAGTATTGGGAAAAGGCGTTCTTAAGCTGGGAATACGAGGCCAGTTGGACCATATTCACGATCATGGCGCGACCCATAGTGGGCATACATCCTCTCCAGAGCGCCGTAACGCCCTCATCCTTGACAATCCTTGCGAAGGCATGGCCCACATTCTTATAGTTACGCCTCTCCTCCGGCGGCAATCGGTTATCGGCCATCATCCGGATGAGGGCCACTTCCGCTGGATTTCCAAACATGGCTCCAACAGCCCCGGCCAAAATTCCCATGCCCATGCTGGCAAAAACAGTTGGAGACTCATTGAACTGCTTGCGATACGCCTCGTTTTCCATCTGGTAGAATCCCATACGACCTGTTGTATATGTGGCCTGTCGCATTAATCCCGCACTCAGTCCATTGTAAAAGGCTAGAATACCCTCCTTTTTTAGGGTCTTCAGTATGCAATCGAACGAGCTCTTGAACTCGCCGGTGGAGGCTGAGAGTTGCATCCTGGTCTTCACCAAATCCAATGGTTGCACAATGCAAGTGGCCATCATTCCGGCCAGACCGCCATTGACGTACATCATATAGCCGGGAATGGACTTTTTTTCTATATTGTAAGTCATGGCGGAAATGCGaagaaaaatttgaatttcgaaGAAATAGAAaccgaaattaatttttaagggCTAAGAATGCGATTTTCAGATGATAGGTATTTTTAGCCTTCTACGATAATCATATCTGTATTCTATGTATCCCAAGAAATCTGATACAAAAAtgctttttataaaaatatttggagGTATTGGGCGAAACAACAATATTTCTAGGCTTACATAGACCGTTATATCATGAAGTTTATCGATTCAAAGCAAACTTTAATTaatcttaaattttttcacCACACTTTGTGCTTTAACCTCCAATAATAAACTTGCGCATGAGGCACCAATATTTTATTAGACATCTGAAAACCCACTTTTTTTCGTATATAAGATAGGAATAACTAGTTTACAGAACATACGCGTTTTACACAGATATATCGAATCAATTTCTTTGGGGATGAAAAAGATGTACTATAGTCGCTAGCTAAGATGCCGAATCGGATGGTGAGTCACCGAGCACATGCTTTTTGTACGCCTTATTCATTTGCTCCAGGAAGACGAATGAAAAGATCGTGTGTGGACCCATGCGAATTAGGTACGGTGTGAATCCCTTCCACATGGCAAAGGCACCCTCGTTCTTTAGCACCTTCTTAAAAACATCGATGGTGCCACTGTACTCCGGCTTGCCCTCGATCACTCGCATCTGCTGGATGCGTGTTTTGGCCAAGTCCAACGGCATTGAGGCCAAGGTGGTCAGCAATCCGGACATCATGGCGGCGCTCAGGTGAAGAGGTATCCCCTCATTGAGATACCCACGGAATTGGTCCTTCATCAGGGAGTAGGATCCCAGCTGTACCATATTAATAACCATGGCTCGACCCACAGTGGGCAGACATCCTCTCCAGAGGGCCATCACGCCCTCATCCTTCACAATCTTCACGAAGGCGTCGCCCACATTCTTGTAGTTACGTCTGTCCTCGGGCATCAAACGGTTATCGGACATCATCCGGATCAAGGCCACATCAGCTGGATTCCCGAAGAAGGCTCCAAATGCGCCGGCGGCAATGCCCATGGTCATGGTGGCCACCACAGAAGGATCATTCTCGTAGTTCTTGCGATACCAGTCCAACTCCATCTGGTAAACACCCATCCGGGCCGTTGTGTAGGTGGCCTGTCTCATCAGCCCGGCACTCAGTCCATTGTACAGGGATAGCACACCCTCGTTCTTGAGCACCTTCGATAGAACCTCGTACGAACTCTTGTACTCGCGAATCCCCAAAGTACCAGAGATCTGCATTCGGGTCTTGAGAAGATCCATTGGCTGGACAATGCAGGTGGCCAGCATCCCCGAGGTTCCGCCCATCACGTACTTCATGTAGGTGGGCACCGTCTTCTTCTCCACGCCAAATACGAGCGCCATGTTGGACAGGACAATTGGAAGATATTATGTTGAGAAAAAGGGGCTGGGAGTTGGAAGTGTGTGGTTGGAAATGAGCCGAATTCGTATGTGGTCTTAAATGAAGGTGAGTTCCCCAGCAGAGCCTTCTTGAATGAAAcatttttgtatcttttttttggttttcagaAACTgacaaaatgtatttataagaaattacagtaggtatttttaaattccaaaccATTATTGAATATCTATTTTactttaatctttttttttgttttcatacactgacatataatatttataagaaattatAAATGTTCTTTTTAAATTCATACCATTATTGAATATCTGTTTTACATTAATCATtgtcaaaaattgtacattaaaatttattgtGTGCATATTAAGATGATCCTGAAACTATATTTCAGTGCAAGAGTCGTAAATTGTTAATTAAAGATTATTATAATctcttttatttgttttaaatattaaacatataaGTGTGCTTTAATCGATTCCTTGAACGCTTTTTATTCTTTACGTTTTTATTGAATTTGCCTTAATTGAATAAGGTAATTGAACAGTGTATTTATCAACCTTATATTTTCTACCTTTTAAATTAAGTTGAACACATTTTAACTAGTTGGCTCAGCCACAAGGGAGCTCCTGCCAAAGCTAACCGCGCTGATTATGGAACCATGAGTACGTATATTCAGCCCCTGATGGGCTTTCGGTTGCCTTGCGGATTTGGGTCGCCGtggcattgattttaattgtgGCAGTTAACAGGCCAACACCTCCGGCCAATTAACGAACCCCTATAATTTTCCTCACATGCCAGATAATTGTGCCGGTTTTGGGCCACCCACAAATTAACGACAGCCTGGCAAGCGGCTTATTATCTGTCTCGTTGCCAATCCAAGCCAACCCTTTGCCTTCGCCACAGTTTGGCAGCCTTTTCCCCATTAGATGAGTACACAAAATCGTTTGGCATCGTTGGAAAATGCAATTAGAGAGCAACTCAAACCGAAAGAACCCTTCAGAGGAGGCATAGAGAGGGCCCCAATTAAACGAGCCGAAATTGTTATGTCAGGGCAGGGCAAAAACCAAACCGAATTTCATGTACTCGCAAATGGCGTATCGACAACTCATTGCGGGCTAATTAAGAACTCAGGCGGTGGCAAAGACCAACAAATTATAGCCAGGAAAAACGGAAAAGCGTTTGGTGTTGATTTTCTCCCAGCGAAGTAAAGAAAATCTCGCATGCGATATCGCAATTACTTAATATTTAACCGCTGAAAAGTATGCAAAAGTAACTCGTATTTACAAGTGCCTAAAAAGTCCGCAGTTAGATGATGGCGCATAAAATTGTGGATCAACGATGGTACAGTGATCTCTtgtattaataaatattaggTAATATAGTAcatcaaaatataaatatatatttagatGAAAGttgaattattttatttaatcgaggacatatttaatttttatattttaaggaatatcctaacataactatatatattttaatttttgtaaaatataaatggtttattaattttagtcaCATCTCGGTGGAAAtgtgaaaatataaaaaaaagtaatacTGCAGTACCATTACAAATTGGTCTGTTGAAATGACAATTAGTTATAATATCTGAAAAAATTGTGATACTAACAATCATTACTGTATTGTTCTGCCTTTGCCAGCACTTCTGGTACTTGAACGAAGAACGGAAATTGGAAACACATTCggcaaattaaaataaacacacaCAGGACCCCCTAAAACTTGGAGCATACTTGTGCTAACTTGGCTAACGATGCAAATGTTGTTATCAAGCAGTTTACAACATAAATACTCTAATTATTTATGTGCATAAGTAAAAGTGGGGCAACAGTCTGCAGCAAAAGCGacagcaacaataacaatggCAACAATGCAATCAAACAATCAGAGACAAGCTCGCTGAACTGAAATGCCAATTGtgaaaattgtaaataaatattttaacaggCGATGGCAACAACAAGAAGTCGGGAAACTACAATAAATCAGATCATATCGGCGGCCGACTGCTGCGGTTTCAGTTGTGGTATACTATATAGGTATATATAGGTATAGCTATATGGCAGATCTGGCGACAGAGCAGCCCTACAAGCGTGGAAGGCATGGCGCAGGGAAAACTGCGAATAGCTAAGAGAAAAATCGCAAAAAGCAAAAAGCGCCAACAATAACGACAACGATGACAATGCTGATAATAGCCAACGGAGAAGGCGAGGAGGAGCGTTATGGTATCCGAAAGAATCGCCTGGAAACCACAGAAATTCACGCTCAAGCGAACCGAGCTGAACTGAACTAAGTTGAGGTGAAGCTGCTGCTAAAAGCAAAATGACAATAACAGCTGCAATTCCAGGGAGGAGCGGGTTGATAGCCCTCTGTGAGAGCCGCAGCAATGACAAAAAACTAACTGCCACACggaaaaaaatagtttaaaaacAGCTCGTAAAGTTCTCAGAGATAGCAAATAAATCATATTAGAAATGACACCACTGTAGGAAATGTCTGAAAGTTAGATGTACAAAATACTACGTTTACGATAGGTTTTTCCATTAATTACTAaggtttttataattgatttcttaatttaagcttgaaaaataaatatttcgttTTTAGACGGGCTGTCTTTCCTTTAAAACCATTTAACGAAATTCCATTACTTATAAACTACATAGAACATTTTCAATCCCAAGTACTAAAACGTCTAATTAATgttccttaaaaaaaaaagaagctaTTTATGCTTAAGATAATAAAcctagaaattaaattgaattctTTGTAATTTATAACAAGTCGAATTTTCTATTTTGGATTATCTGTGATGACAACTAGTTgtatacttaatatttttcacaCCCAATTAACcgcttttaaaattaaagttgATATAGCTACACAAATGGAATGTATTATTTATAgtcaataatattttcaaagttcTTAACATTATATAAAAGTATTATAATACACATTTTAAGATCTTAAGTCAATGGAAAgttcttataaaatattttggtattaaaatggttatataaaaagtaaattatGTAAATATCATTATCAGCACTGACTTTTCACAACTATAGTGTAATTTTCCCTCTGTGTACGAAAAACGAGGCATTAAGTAGCGAACCGTTAAGAAGTCATTCGAAGTTGGATAGACCGAAAAAAACGAAGCGTCACTAAGCCGCCCAGCGAGTGAGCGAGCCAGCACTAGGAGGTAATTTCTGGAGTAAACAGAGCGAATTCAGAGCTAAATCCCGAAGACCGAGCTTCCAGTGAGAGCAGTGAGAGCTACGATCGTAATTGCGCTGGGCTAGAGAGTAAAAGTCTTTGAGCAAACGAGAGCGGCGGTTAGCGAAAGTTAAAGCCGAATGGGAGAGCCAAAGATTAAGCGATCTAGGAGAATAGCACCCGATCAAGAAATAACACCCGAAAAACACAAATCTTCCGGTTAAGTGTGTCATCAAAAAATCGAGCACCCTCTGTCTCTTTCGCTCCCCCAAAGGTTCAACACACAATATAGAAAACAGTTATTGTTGGACAATAAATCAATTCTAAGCccaccaaaaataaataagaaaaaaagaCGAAGAAAAACGAAAGACTGAGGCAACGAACTTGCGATCTTCGGAGGCGAAGAATCAAGAGATCTCTTGCCACAGAGAGAAAGAGAGTACGATCTGCTCGCTTTTCGAACTCGGAGCGGCGGGCTTTTCGAACTTCAAGCTGTCCGGCATCTGAAACTTTTTGGTCATTCGTCAGTGAACCGTCGTGCAGCTCGAAACGCGACGCGATCCGTTGGATACGTATTCACGATCCAACGAAATATATAAACACGATTCTTCTTCGCCGAAGAACGAACGTTTTGTGCGTGTGTATGTGTGCTCGAGTGCGGTGTGCGTGTTACCATTTGCATTTTGGCTTTTTTAGCTTTTCGACTCGCTTTTCGTTCCATTTCGCCGCGTTGCATTTGCCCAACGATTGCATTTCTCGGCTTTTCGTTTTTTGGATCGGCTTTCGTTATATTTGGTTGG
Encoded here:
- the LOC119553894 gene encoding mitochondrial 2-oxoglutarate/malate carrier protein; translated protein: MTYNIEKKSIPGYMMYVNGGLAGMMATCIVQPLDLVKTRMQLSASTGEFKSSFDCILKTLKKEGILAFYNGLSAGLMRQATYTTGRMGFYQMENEAYRKQFNESPTVFASMGMGILAGAVGAMFGNPAEVALIRMMADNRLPPEERRNYKNVGHAFARIVKDEGVTALWRGCMPTMGRAMIVNMVQLASYSQLKNAFSQYFSGLSLHISAAMMSGLLTTIASMPLDMAKTRIQQQKSGEYKGTMDVLIKVSKNEGIPALWKGFTPYLCRLGPHTVFAFIFLEQLTKAYKRFVLGDDSGSTI
- the LOC119553842 gene encoding mitochondrial 2-oxoglutarate/malate carrier protein — encoded protein: MALVFGVEKKTVPTYMKYVMGGTSGMLATCIVQPMDLLKTRMQISGTLGIREYKSSYEVLSKVLKNEGVLSLYNGLSAGLMRQATYTTARMGVYQMELDWYRKNYENDPSVVATMTMGIAAGAFGAFFGNPADVALIRMMSDNRLMPEDRRNYKNVGDAFVKIVKDEGVMALWRGCLPTVGRAMVINMVQLGSYSLMKDQFRGYLNEGIPLHLSAAMMSGLLTTLASMPLDLAKTRIQQMRVIEGKPEYSGTIDVFKKVLKNEGAFAMWKGFTPYLIRMGPHTIFSFVFLEQMNKAYKKHVLGDSPSDSAS